A genomic region of Providencia sp. R33 contains the following coding sequences:
- a CDS encoding fimbrial protein has translation MKILILLLATLLFSPTILAFQCKINGGQEVGGGTQSINDVPIHNDIFSVPNRVSEFADVSNFITCRNEAHNDYIDYMNVTGAALGPVFGNNPELKAGIVVRGDYYLAPFSGQEIPVFRLTTDNEPLQIKLYLQVNAKPMPSVLVRKGDLLMTVDLHKYATYVNSNQHIDHAYFKWNFYAGNDVVIGTGTCDINDNQIIIIDFETVNASGISTVGSASRFQRNAEITYSCEDNNLTAPIKMILSGETSTFSSDALLVRTGDISSQGPIMPGLGVEVYHQGQRVSPMNGHFDSKIENGHGRDTLMFTLVKKPNLSPNELTEGQFNSAATIIMSTP, from the coding sequence ATGAAGATATTAATATTACTTCTCGCAACCTTATTATTTTCCCCCACCATTTTAGCATTCCAATGTAAAATAAATGGGGGCCAAGAGGTCGGCGGTGGAACACAAAGTATTAATGATGTTCCTATTCATAATGACATTTTTTCTGTACCTAACCGCGTGAGTGAATTTGCAGATGTGAGCAATTTTATAACTTGTCGTAATGAAGCTCACAATGATTACATCGACTATATGAATGTTACGGGAGCTGCCTTAGGTCCAGTATTTGGAAATAATCCAGAGTTAAAGGCGGGAATTGTTGTTCGAGGTGATTATTATTTAGCTCCCTTTAGTGGTCAAGAAATCCCAGTATTTCGTTTAACAACAGACAATGAACCTTTACAAATTAAGTTGTATTTGCAAGTGAATGCTAAGCCTATGCCTTCCGTATTAGTCAGAAAAGGTGATTTATTGATGACAGTAGATCTCCATAAATACGCAACATATGTCAATAGCAACCAGCATATTGACCATGCCTATTTCAAATGGAATTTCTATGCCGGAAATGATGTCGTTATCGGAACAGGGACATGCGATATCAATGATAACCAAATTATTATTATTGATTTTGAAACGGTCAATGCATCCGGCATTTCAACCGTAGGTAGCGCAAGCCGTTTTCAGCGCAACGCTGAAATCACATATAGTTGTGAAGATAATAACCTGACAGCACCAATAAAAATGATTTTGAGCGGTGAGACCTCAACTTTTTCGTCAGATGCTCTACTCGTTAGAACAGGTGATATAAGCAGCCAAGGTCCGATTATGCCTGGGTTAGGTGTGGAGGTTTATCATCAAGGGCAACGTGTATCACCAATGAATGGACATTTCGATTCAAAAATCGAAAACGGTCATGGCCGAGATACATTAATGTTTACGTTAGTTAAGAAACCAAATTTATCACCAAATGAGCTAACAGAAGGCCAGTTTAACTCCGCGGCGACAATTATTATGTCAACACCGTAA